TCTCGCTATTTCTTCGGTGCCTGGCCGCCGCCGAGAAAGTCAGCTATGTCGATTTTCATCTCCGCCGGCATCCGGGCCCATTGCCGCATCTGGTCCTTCGGTGTGAACAGCGCGGGATCAATCTCGAGGTCGCGAATCGACTGCTCCTGATTGGCCAGGAACGGGCTTTTCACCGTCATTTCAGTCGGCATGTTGCCGCCAAAATTGTTCTGGATCATCCATTCCATGCTCGGTCGGGCGACGTTGGACGTCTCCGGCAGCGCGGCCTCGCGAATCCAGACACGATCCTTGGTGACATTGACCACGGTGTGATCAATGCCGAACGCGAACATGCCCTTGTAGTGCATCCGGACACCGGCGGTCATCTCGCCGATCAGTTCGCGGTCGAAGGAGACGTGCGTGGCCATCGCGAGTCGCGGCTGCACCAGGTTCGCCAGGTAGCCGACGGCATAGTGCATCGTGTGGAAATTATCGATCGTCCAAGCCCCGATATAGGGCGAAACACCTTGCTTCAAGGCCCACAGGCTGACCATGTCCACGGCCATCTCGGTGACGAACACGTCGACGTTCTTGGCATACTTGGCGGTGAGCTGGTCCGGCTTGCCGTCGCCGGTCCAGACGAAGGAAAGCCCGTTCCAGTCGAGCCGATAGGCGGAGGCACCGTCGGCGGCGTGCGAGCGCCGCCAGTGGGTCACCTTCACGCCATCCTTGTCGTAGCAGACGCCACCGTCGTCCCTGAAGTCGAACTCGGTGACCTCGATCTCGTAGCCGTCCGCCATCGGCATGCCAGCCGCCTGGTGCGAAGTCCAGGCGCCCATCTTCTCCATGTGTTCGCACATCGCCCTGGTGCCAAGCGCCGCGGTGCGGCCCGAGGGGCCAATGACACGTAACGGTTTCCAGCGGCCATTGAAGGGAGCGAATTGCCACAGATAAGGTATGTCGGCGTAGTGATCGAGGTGCAGGTGCGTCAGAAAGATATCGTTGATTTCCGGTACCGGCACCTGGTTGGCGATGATATTGCGCAGGCAGCCGGGACCGAAGTCGAAGAAGAGCCGCTTGCTGGTGCCGAGTTCCACCATGATGCAGGTGCCGGCCTGCGAGAGCCGTGGCGGCCAGGGCTGGCTGCCCATGAAGATGATGCGCATCTCGTCCGGGCCGAGCGGCTCGCTCTGCGGGAAATAGTTGTTGCGGTTCTTGACTGACGGCGTCGGCAGATAGTAGGGCGGCATCGAGATGCCAGTGCCGGGAGGCGCCCCGTATGCATTCGTTTCGCCGGTCGCGGGCTTGTTTTCCTCGGCAGCTTCAGCCGAAACCACGCCCCCTGCTGCCATGCCGGCGACGGCAGGAGGGACCGCCTTGAGCATTTCACGCCGGCTAAGAGTGTTTCTCTCCGTCTTGTCTTCGGAGTCCACGATCATCTCCTTCCGTCCTTGATTCATAAGGAACAGTCGGCGACGCTCACCTATCGCCGAGGTTGACAACGACCTTCTCGATCTTGCCGGTGAATTTGAATGGCACGTCGTAGTCCTCGCTTACGGGCGTGCCAGTGTCTTCGCCCACATCAAATGTTTCATCCAAGCTGAAGCGCCCGGGTATGGTTGCGTTGATGCGGCCCGCAGCGACCTGTTTGCCGTCCACGCTAAGCGTCCCGGTGCCGCCCTTGCCGATGCCGCCGCCGTCGTATTTGAAGTCAAAGACGACGTCGTGCTTGCCGGGCGTAAGGGCATCTTTGGCCACAATATTAAAGTGCGCGACGTTCGCCAGATTGTAATGGAAAACCGGCTTTCCGTCCTTGAACATCAGCGCGTAGCCGGCGGAGAGCCCGCCATGCGTCAGCACAACGCCTTGTTCTCCTCCCTTCGGGAGAAGCACGCTGGCCGCGATACGGAACGATTTGTTCTTCACGTCGGGCGCCGCACCCTCGGGAATGCGCGTAAGGCTTCCGTAGTAGGTGAACTCGGTGCGCCCGCGGGTCAGGCTGGGACGAAGGGCCACGTCCATTCGTGCAACCTTGCTGTCGTCCAGAGGCAACACGTTATACTTGGCGGCCTCCGCATAGAACAGCAACTGCAGTTCTCTGAGTTTGTCAGGGTGCTTATCCGCGAGGTTGACGGCTTCGCTGAAATCTTCGGCGACGTTATAGAGCTCCCACTTGTAGCCGCTGACGACATCGACCGGCGCTGCGTTGAACGGGTCCTCCCAGGGCGCAAAGTGCGGAGTCGTACCGGCCAACCAGCCATCGTGATAGATGCCGCGGTTGCCGAACATCTCGAAATATTGCGTCCGGCGAGTGGATGGCACTTTGGGATTGTCGAAGGTGTAGGCCATGCTTACGCCCTCGATGGGCTTCTGCGCCACGCCGTTGACGATAGAGGGCTGTTGCAGACCGGATACGTCCAGAATGGTCGGCACGATGTCTATCGTGTGATGCCACTGCGGCCGGATGCCGCCCGCGTCCTTGATGCGGGCAGGCCAGGAAATGACCATCCCGTTACGTGTGCCGCCATAGTGCGAGGCGATCTGTTTGGTCCACTGGAAAGGCGCATCCATGGCATGGGCCCAGCCGGTCGGGTAGTGGTTATGGGTTTTCCACGTGCCAATATCCTCTTTGCGTTTGAGGACCTCTTTGTAATCCTCTTCGATTCCGTTCAGCGTCGCCATTTCGTTGAGCGACCCCTGCGTCATGCCCTCGGCGCTGGCGCCGTTGTCGCCGACGATGTAAATGACCAGCGTGTTGTCGAGCTGGCCCAATTGCGCAATTGCATCCACGACCCTGCCCACGTTGTAGTCCGTCTGGGAAAGGTAGCCGGCGTACACCTCCATCATGTAGGCAAAGAGCTGTTTCTGTTCAGCGTTGAATGAATCCCAACCCGGGATACCCTGGCTGCGCTGGGTCAACTGGGTGTTGGCCGGCACAATGCCCAGCTTCTTCTGCCGCGCGAGGGTTTCGTCGCGCACCTTGTCCCAGCCCTGGTCGAACTGGCCCTTGTATTTTGCAATCCATTCCTTCCTCGGGTGGTGCGGCGAGTGGGTGGCCCCGGGAGCGTAATAAAGAAAGAACGGCCGGTCGGGGGCTACGGCTTTTTGGTTGCGCACCCAATTGATGGCCTGGTCCGCAATGTCGTAGTCGAAGTTATAATCCGGGTTGCCAAGGTAAGGCTGAATAGGCTTAGTTCCTTCGAACACCGCGGGTCGCCACTGACTGGTTTCCGCGCCTACAAAGCCATAGAAATGCTCGAAGCCAAGAGCAGTCGGCCAGAGATCGAATGGCCCGGCTTGGCTGCTCTGCCAGTCCGGCACATTGTGGTTCTTGCCAAACCAGGCGGTGTTCCAGCCTTTTTGCTTCAGGATTTCGCCGACGGTCGCGGTGTCCTTCCCCATCAGGCTGTCGTAGCCCGGAAAGCCCGTGGCCTGCTCCATGATCACTCCGGTATGCGCCGAGTGGTGATTGTGCCCGGTCAGCAGGGCCGCGCGGGTGGGCGAGCAGAGCGCAGTGGTGTGGAACTGAGTGTAGCGCAGGCCGCTCTTCGCCAGCTGTTCCAGGGTCGGTGTCTCTATGGGGCCGCCGAACGTGCTCGATGCCCCAAAGCCGACGTCATCCAGCAACACTACCATGATGTTGGGTGCGCCTTTGGCGGCCTGCACCGGCACTGGAAAATCGGACTTCGAGTCTTTGGCGCTCAGCCCAATCTGCCCCTTGAAGGGCGCCGGTGGCGTGGGCAGCACTTCCTGCGCCGATGTAACGCAGCTGAAGAGTGTCGCGACAGCCAGCACCAGTCCGGTTGCCGTCCAAGTGCGTGCCTGGTAGAGCGTCGCGCGCGTTGGGTTCATGTTGTGGGTGCGCATGGCAACACCTCTCTCCCAGGCAACGATTGCCCCGCGGGACAACAAGGGCCTCGGCATGAAACAACCTGCCGGGGGAATTCCAGATCAGCCGGGCAGTGACGAGCGATCCAAGCTTTCACAATAGCGCAGCGTGAGGTTGCACCGCATTGATCTGCATCAAGGACAACTGTTGAACACGCAATTTGCGTGACCTCGCCTGCATATTAGAATTTGACGAAAAATGTCGGACATGAGTCCGTAAAGCGTCGAACATGGGCCAAGCGCTGCTCATCCATCTCAACGAGTGAGCGCACGCCCAAGTTCCCTATTGATCTCGTGTCCGGCCTTTGGCCGGCCGGATGAAAGGCTCCAGCGGGCGATCCAGCAATCGCCGTTACCGCAATTCACCTCTAAAGTTGCAAGATACTGGATGCTTCCTGTGACGGCCCTACGCCGCGGTCCAGCCGCCGTCGATCGACAGGTTGGCGCCGGTGATTTGCGCTGCGTCGTCGCCGCAGAGGAACAGCGCCAACGCGGCCACCTGCTCGGAGGTGACGAACTCCTTGGTCGGCTGCGCCAGCAGCAGCACGTCGTTGATGACCTGTTCCTTGGTCAGGTTACGCGCCTTCATGGTGTCGGGAATCTGCTTCTCGACCAGCGGAGTCCAGACGTAACCGGGTGAGATGCAGTTGCAGGTGATCTTGAAGGTCGCGAGTTCCAGCGCCACGGTCTTGGTCAGGCCGGCGATGCCGTGCTTGGCCGAGACGTAGGCCGCCTTGAACGGCGAGGCCACCAGCGAATGCGCCGAAGCCGTATTGATGATGCGGCCCCAGCCGCGCTTCTTCATGCCCGGCACCGCGGCGCGGATGCCGTAGAACGCCGACGACAGGTTGATCGCGATGATCGCTTCCCATTTCTCCGGCGGGAACTCCTCGATCGGCGACACGAACTGGATACCGGCATTGTTGACGAGGATGTCGACCGAGCCGAAGGTCTTTTCGCCGAGCGCGACCATTTCGGCGATTTCCGCGGGCCTAGTCATGTCGGCAGGCGAATGCACCGCCTTGACCTTGAAATCCTTCTCGATGCCGGCGCGCTCCTTCTCGATGTCGGCGGGCGCGCCCATGCCGTTGAGAACGATATTGGCGCCGGCGCCGGCAAAGGCGCGCGCATATGCCAACCCGATGCCGCTGGTCGAGCCGGTCACAACAGCGGTCTTGCCTGTCAACTTACCCATTGCGTCTACTCCTTTTTGCCGTAGAGGGGCCAGGTAACGTCCCCCGTGAGATCGTAAGTCACCATGGTCTCGCCGGATTGCGGTTGATCGAGCCAGTCCTTGTGGCGCATCGACAGGTGAACGTCGCGCGTGCCCGCGCCCCAGTGCTCGACCATGCCGACGCGTGAGAAATCGTAATCCTTGGAATTGGATTCGTGGTTCTTGCTGCGGTAGATCAGATGCACCACCGTAACGGTGCTTTCCCTGGCGGCTTCGCAGAGAATTTCGACCGACGGGTCGTTCCTGAGATAGTCCGGCAGCTTGCCGATCAATTCGCGCAGCGCCTTGCGGGTGTTGTGAACCTGCTTGTTCTTGTCGGTGTTCATCCGGGTGCGGCTGGAGAAGCGGATGTCCTTCTCGCGTTCCGCGGCCTCGAGCAACGACACCGGCAGCGGACCGCGGGCACTGAACAGGTCGACCTGGAAGATCAGGAGGTCGCGGTCGAGCTCCTCATCCAGCACGTAGTCGAGCGGCGTGTTGGAAGCGATGCCGCCATCCCAGAAATGCTCGCCGTCGATTTCGACCGATGGAAAGCCCGGCGGCAGCGCCCCCGACGCCATGATGTGTTCGGGACCGATCCTCTTGCCGATCTTCTTCATCTCGAAATTATCGAAATACTTGAAATTGCCCGTGGTCACGCTGACCGCGCCGACGCTGATCCGCGTCTGCAGGTCATTGATGCGGTCGAAATCGACCAGACGCTCCAGCGTCGTTTTCAGCGGGGCGGTGTCGTAATAGCTCAGCGATTGCGGGGTGCCCGGGGGCCACAACGGCGCCGGCGGAACACGCGGCGAGAAGAAGCCGGGAACGCCGAAGGTCGCGATCAGGGCCGCGCTGGTCTCGTTGAACAGCGATCGCGCACGGTCGCCTGACGTGACCGGATTCCAGGGCACCGGCGAGGAAGCCATCTCCCAGAATTCCTTGAGACGATCCACCCGCTTTTCACGTGGATTGCCGGCGATGATCGCGGCGTTGATGGCGCCGATCGAGATGCCGGCAATCCATTCCGGCTCGAAATCGTGATGGCACAGCGCCTGATAGGCGCCGGCCTGATAGGAGCCGAGCGCGCCGCCGCCCTGCAGGACGAGCACGCGCTGCGCCTGCGCGGGCGTTCGTACTGGCGATGGATGGAGGCTGTCCGTCATGACATCAGATCAACTATCAAACAACGGTGGTACCGTGGCGTCAGTTGGCGGCGGCGTCAATCATCGAAGCCGCGAAGCAGGATCACGCCGCGGTTATCGCGCCTATGTTGATGCAAGAATGAGCGTCCAGAATACCTTGTACTTGGTATTTGGAGCATAGATCGCCGCGATGCCCAATTTTGTGACACCGTTTTTCAGCATGTTGGCCTTGTGCGGAGGCGAGTCGCGCCAGCCGGAAAAGGCTTCCGCCAGGGTGTGATATCCGGCCGACACGTTTTCCACCGCCATCGTCGCCGGGTATCCGGACCCGTTCAGCCGCTTGGCCAGGGGACCCTTGACGTCGTGGTCGAGCTTGTTGCGGCTCGCCATCGCCTGCGATTGCTGCTCGGCGAGCTTCATCAGTTCGGGGTCGACCGCCACGGCGCCGAGGCCGTTGTTCTGCCGGTAGAGCGAGATCATGGAGGCCGCCGCCTGCGGATCGAGCGTGGCCCCGCCATTGGCCATGCTGAGATACATAGTCGGCTGATCCGGAACCGGCGCATCCCCGACGCAGCCGCCCAGCGCCAACAGCCCGATAATGGCGATGATCGCCCGCATGATTCGAGATTCCCCCAACCGAACGGGCTGTTGTTGCATACCAACCGTGGCTGAATGGTGAACTTTCCGGGCTTTAGGCGGCGAAAATTCGGTAGCGGCGGGGCTGCAATCCCACGATCTCGCCCGGCTGCAATTCCCGGTCCCGGGGCGCGTCGATCTCGATCACGGTGGTGCCCTCGCCCGCCGACAGCGCGACTTCGGCGCGCTGGATCGGGCCGAAGCTGCGGACATGCCGCACCGCGCCCTCGAACGCGCCGCTGCCGGCCGGCCCGATCGCCATGTCGTGGCGGCGGACGAACAGTTTCGAGGCGCCGGAAACGATGCCGTCCGCCCCGATATTCAGCGGCTTGCCGCCGAGCCGGACGCAGCCGTTCTGCACCTCCACCGGCAGCACGATGGATTCGCCGATGAAGCCGTGCACGAAGGCGGTCGCCGGATTGTCGTAGACCTCGCCGGGCGTGCCGATCTGCTCGATGCGGCCCTTGTCCATCACCACCACCCGGTTGGCGACTTCGAGCGCCTCCTCCTGATCGTGGGTGACGAAGATCGAGGTCACGTTGATCTCGTGATGCAGCGAGCGCAGCCATTGCCGCAGCTCCTTGCGCACCTTGGCGTCGAGCGCGCCGAAGGGTTCGTCGAGCAACAGGATGCGCGGCTCGATCGCCAGCGCCCGGGCGAGCGCGATGCGCTGGCGCTGACCGCCGGACAGCTGGCTCGGATAACGGCTCGACAGCCAGTCGAGTTGCACCAGATCCAGCAATTCCTTGACGCGGGCGCGGATCGCGGCTTCGTCCTTGCGGACCGCGCGCGGCTGCACCCTGAGGCCGAAGGCGACATTCTCGAACACCGTCATGTGCCGGAACAGCGCGTAGTGCTGGAACACGAATCCGACGTGTCGCTCGCTGGCGCCGTGGGCGAGCGCATTTTCGCCGTCGAATGAAACCTCGCCGGAATCAGGCCAGTCCAGTCCCGCGATGATCCTCAGCAGCGTGGTCTTGCCCGAACCCGATGGCCCGAGCAGCGCCAGCAGTTCGCCGTTGGCGACCTTCAGGTCGACGCCGTCGAGAGCGGCGAACGCGCCGAATTTCTTCACGATGTTCTTGACTTCAATCGCCACGCGGAATGTGCCCTTCGTCCAGACGCCGTTCGAGAATGGTCTTCGCCACCAGCGTGATCAATGCCAGCATCGCCAGCAGCGAGGCAATCGCGAACGACGATACGAATTGGTATTCATTATAGAGGATCTCGACCAGTAGCGGCATGGTGTTGGTCTCGCCGCGAATATGGCCCGACACCACCGACACCGCGCCGAACTCGCCCATCGCCCGCGCGTTGCATAGCAGTACGCCGTATAACACGCCCCATTTGATATTGGGCAAAGTGACGCGGAAGAAGGTTTGCAGGCCCGAGGCGCCGAGCGAGATCGCGGCCTCTTCCTCCTGGGTGCCCTGCTCCTGCATCAGCGGAATCAGGGCGCGCGCGACGAAGGGGAACGTCACGAAAATGGTCGCCAGCGCAATGCCCGGCACCGCGAACAGCACGTGGATGTTGTGGGCCTGCAGCCACGGCCCCCAATAGCCCTGCGCGCCGAACAGCAGCACGAACACCAGGCCCGAAATGACGGGGCTCACCGAAAACGGCAGATCGATCAGCGAGATCAGGAAGGTCTTGCCGCGAAAGTCGAATTTGGCAATGGCCCAGGCTGCGACCACCCCGAACACCAGATTGAGGCCGACCGAAATCGCCGCCACCGTCAGCGTCAGCCTGATCGCCGACAGCGCTTCCGGATCGGAAAGCGCCGCGAAGTACGCGCTGACTCCCCTGGAAAACGCCTGCGCGAATACCACGACCAGCGGCAGAACGACGAACACCGTCAGGAACGCCACCGCGACCACGATGATGACGATGCGGACGAACTTCGGCTCGGTCCGAAGATCGTCCTGCGCCGAGCTGAGCGAGAGTTGCGGCTGATTCATCCGGGTCAGCCTCCATGCGCCGGGATGCGGATTTGCGCCCAACGCTGCAGGCGGTTGATCGCGAATATGATCAGGAACGATGCCACCAGCATCACGACGGCGATCGCGGTCGCGTCGGCATAGCGGAATTCCGACAGCCGGATCACGATCAGGAGCGGCGCGATTTCAGAGACGTTCGGCAGATTGCCGGCAATGAAGATGACCGAACCGTACTCGCCGACGGCGCGCGCGAACGCCAGCGCGAAGCCGGTCAGCAGCGCCGGAGTGAGGCTCGGCAGGATCACTTTCGAAACCGTATGCCAGCGATTGGCGCCCAGGCTGGCGGCGGCTTCCTCGATTTCGGCGTCCAGATCGATCAGCACCGGCTGCACCGTCCGCACCACGAAGGGAATGCCGATGAAGATCATGGCGATGAAGATGCCGACCGGCGTGAATGCCACCTTGATGCCGAGTTCGGCCAGCGGCGCCCCCAGCCAGCCCTTTTGCGCAAACAGCGAGGTCAATGCGACGCCGGCCACCGCGGTCGGCAACGCAAAGGGAACATCGACGATGGCGTCGAACAGCCGGCGGCCCGGAAACCGGTATCGCACCAGCGCCCAGACGATGATCGTGCCCATCACCAGGTTGACCAGCGCGGCGGCGAAGGCGAGGCCGAACGAAATCCTCAGCGCATTCAGGGTACGGCGGCTGGTGAGGATGGCCCAGAACTGATCGAGGCTCAGCTCGAAGGTCTTCAGGAACAGGCCGGCGAGCGGAATCAGGATGATGACGGACAGCCAGGTCAGCGTCAGTCCCATGGTGAGACCAAAGCCTGGCAATGTACTGCGCCGTCCCTCCCCTCCGCTCACAATGCCCTCTGCTTCCGCTTCACCGGATCAGTTCTTGTAGATCTGGTCGAAAACGCCGCCCTCGGCAAAGTGTTCCTTCTGCGCCCGGGTCCAGCCGCCGAACACCTCGTCGATGGTGAACAATTCCACCTTGGCGAAGGATTTCTCGTATTGCTTCGCGACCTCGGGATCGCGCGGACGATAGGAATTGCGCGCGGCAATTTCCTGACCTTCTCTGGTATACCAATACTTCAGATAGGCCTCGGCGGCCTCGCGGGTGCCCTTCTTGTCGGCAACCTTGTCGACCACGGCCAGCGGCGGCTCCGCCAGGATCGACAGCGGCGGCGACACGATCTCGAACTTGTCCTTGCCGAATTCGCGCTGGGCGAGGAAGGCCTCGTTCTCCCAGGCCAGCAGCACGTCGCCGACGCCGCGCTCGACGAAGGTGACGGTCGAGCCGCGCGCACCGGTATCCAGCACCGGCACGTTCTTGTAGAGGTCGCCGACGAATTGCCTGGCCCTGCCGGCGGATTCGAATTTCTTCAATGCGTAGCCCCAAGCGGCCAGATAGTTCCAGCGGGCACCGCCGGAGGTTTTCGGGTTCGGCGTGATGACGCTGACGCCGGATTTGACCAGATCGTCCCAATTGCGGATGCCCTTGGGATTGTCCTTGCGCACCAGGAACACGATGGTCGAGGTGTAGGGCGAGGCATTCTGCGGCAACCGCTTCTGCCAGTCGGCCGATATCAGGCCCTTGCCGGCGATGGCGTCGACGTCATAGGCCAGCGCCAGCGTAACCACGTCGGCCTGCAGCCCATCGATCACGCCGCGCGCCTGCGAGCCGGAGCCGCCATGCGACTGCCTGATCTCGACGCTCTTGCCGGTTTCTTTCTGGTAGGCCGCGGCGAACGCCTTGTTGAAATCCGCGTAGAGTTCCCGCGTCGGGTCATAGGACACGTTGAGCAGGGAAACATCGGCAGCGAGCGCCGAGCTCGCCCACAGCAATCCCGCAACCACCGGCAAAATACGACGAACCATCCCAGTCTCCATCCGGCCAGACGACGGCATTGTCATCGAAAGCACGAGGGACATAACTCGCGATGAAGGCGCTTCAAGTCAACGAAACCGCATTTCTTTGTTTGCGGTGCGGCAGCGTCATTGTCCTATGAAGTCTTGACGGTGTGAATGCCGCATTCTGTCTTGGTCCTGCCGCGCCAGCGGCCGGCGCGCGCATCCTCTCCCGCCGAGGTTCGGCTGGTGCAGGGCATGCAGCCGACCGAGAGAAACCCGGACGCGGCGAGCGGATGCGGCGGCAATTTTGCCAGCGAATAGATCGCCTCGATGTCCTCGCGCGAAACGTTGGCGAACGGATTGAATTTGAGCCTGATGCCGTCGTCTTCGACGACTGGAATGTCGGCGCGCAGGCCGCCCTGGAAACGCTTGCGGCCGTTGATCCAGGCCGAGAACGGCGCCAGCGCCCGGGCCAGCGGCTCCACCTTGCGAATGCGGCAGCAGGCATCGGGATCGGAGAACCACAATTCACGCTCCGGATCCTCGCGCGTCAGCGTCTCTTCCAGCGGCTTGATCGAACGGACATCGCGCAGTCCCAGGGTCGCGATCAGCGTGTCGCGATAAGCCAGCGTCTCCTCGAACAGCCATCCGGTGTCGAGAAAGATCACCGGTATCGCCGGATCGACATCGGCCATCACCTTGAGCAGCGCCGCCGATTCGGTGCCGAACGACGAGACCAGCGCGAGGCGCTCGCGGCCGACGGCCTTGAGGGCGGCTGCGATCACTTCCGCCGGCGCGGCGTTGCGGAGCGCACGATCGAGTTCGTCGGCTGCCGGCAAGCCCGCCGGGCGCACGGCGCGCTCCGATGATGCCTGATGTGCAAGAGTACTCACTGGCCGGCGCTCTCCGAATGACGCAGCTGCATCCGCCGGTGCAGCGCGGTGATGCGGCCGTCGCCGGTCGGCTGGTAGAACACCGAGTAGCGCTTGACGGTCGCGGCGAACGCTTCCGCGTCGCCTTCCTTCGTCACCTCGAAGGCGTCGAAGCCCGCCCGCAGCATGAATACGAATTGGTCGCGCAGCACCTGTCCGGTGGCGCGCAACTCGCCGCGATAGCCGTGGCGCTCCCGCAGCATTCGCGCCTGGCTGTAGGCGCGGCCATCGCGGAAGCTCGGAAACGCCAGCGCGACCACCGCAAGCCGGTCGAGCCAGGGCACGAGATCGTCGACGTCGCGGTTGTTCGGCCAGACCACCCCGAGCTTGCCGGCGCGGCGCGACAACGCCTCGGCATCGCCGAGAAGCCGCGCCGCGGAGATCAGGATCGCGCCATCGCCCGGAAGCTCGGCATCGTCGGCCACAGGAACGAATGCATCGGCGGTGATTTTTCCGCTCTTAACGAGTGGCATAGACCCGCTCCCTGAAAGGTTCGACGCCGAGCCGCTTCACCGTGTCGATGAAAAGCTCGTCGGGACGCGCGCGCAGCGCGAGATAAGCCTCGACGATATCCTCGACCACGTCGGCGACTTCGCCATAGGGCACCGCCGGCCCGATCAAGGTTCCGACTTCGGCCTTTTCGTCGGCGCGGCCGCCGACGGTGATCTGGTAGAATTCCTCGCCGTTCTTCTCGACGCCGAGAATGCCGATATGGCCGACGTGATGATGGCCGCAGGCGTTGATACAGCCGGAAATGTTGATGTGCAGCCGCCCGATCAGATTGGCGGTGTCGTGATTGGCGAAGCGCCGCGTCAGTTCCTGCGCGATCGGGATCGACCGCGCATTGGCGAGCGAGCAGTAGTCCAGCCCCGGGCAGGCGATGATATCGGAGACCAGATTGATGTTCGGGGTCGCCACGCCGATCTTGTCGAGCGCTTTCCACAGCGCGGGCAAATCGCGTTTGGCGACATGGGGCAGCGCGAGATTCTGCTCGTGGCTGACGCGGATTTCGCCGAAGGAATATTGGTCGGCGAGATCGGCGATCGCGTCCATCTGGTCGGCGGTGGCATCGCCCGGCGGTCCGCCCACCGGCTTCAGCGACAGCGTCACGATCGAATAGCCCTGAACCTTGTGCGTGAACACCGAGTTCTTGCGCCAGCGCTCGAACAGCGGATCATGCGCCGCCTTCTTCAGTTCCTCCGGCATATGCGGCAGTTTTTCGTAGGCCGGATAGGAAAAGCGCGAGCGGATATCCTCGATGACGGCATCGTCGATCGCCAGCGCGCTGTCGCGCATCTGCAGCCACTCGTCCTCGACCTCCCTGGCGAACTTCTCGATGCCGAGCTCGTGCACCAGGATCTTGATGCGCGCCTTGTAGATGTTGTCGCGGCGGCCGTACTGGTTGTAGACACGCAGGATCGCCTCGACATAGCTGAGGAGATCGTGGCCGTGCACGAACGCCTTGATCGTCTTGCCGATGAACGGCGTGCGGCCGAGGCCGCCGCCGACCAGCACCTCGAAACCGGTTTCGCCGTCCGCGTTCTTGTGCAGCCGCAGCCCGATGTCGTGCACCTTGATCGCCGCCCGGTCGTGCGCGGACGCGGTGATGGCGAACTTGAACTTGCGCGGCAGGAAGGAAAATTCCGGATGCAGCGTAGTGTATTGCCGCAGCAGTTCGGACCAGATCCGGGGATCCTCGATCTCGCCCGGCGCCACGCCGGCCCATTGGTCCGAGGTGACGTTGCGGGTGTTGTTGCCTGACGTCTGCATGGCGTGAATGCCGACTTCGGCGAGATCGGCCAGCGCGTCCGGCAGTTCGGCAAGCTTGATCCAGTTGAACTGGATGTTCTGCCGGGTGGTGAAATGGCCGTAGCCGCGGTCATATTTCCGCGCCACATGGGCGAGCCGCCGCAACTGCGCCGACGACAGCGTGCCGTAGGGGATCGCGACCCGGAACATATAGGCGTGCAGCTGCAAATAGACGCCGTTCTGCAGCCGCAGCATCTTGAATTCGTCCTCGGTGAGTTCGCCGGACAGCCGGCGCTTCACCTGATCGCGAAATTCCGAAACACGTTCGTTGATGAGCGTGCGGTCGAGTTCGTCATATGCGTACATTGACTGATGCCTTATGCCGGAACCGGCAGATCGATGGTGACGCCCTGCAGCCGGATGTGTTCGCGCAGATTGCCGGGCTTGATCTTGCCGGAGTCCTTGACCTCGACCGGCGCGATATAGGCGCCGACCGCGCCGACGTCGTCAGCGACCGATTCGGCCAGCAGCGCCCGGGCTTCGTCGGCGGTGCGGACGATCGCCGCATCCGACAGCTCGGCCGAC
The sequence above is drawn from the Bradyrhizobium sediminis genome and encodes:
- a CDS encoding CAP domain-containing protein; the protein is MRAIIAIIGLLALGGCVGDAPVPDQPTMYLSMANGGATLDPQAAASMISLYRQNNGLGAVAVDPELMKLAEQQSQAMASRNKLDHDVKGPLAKRLNGSGYPATMAVENVSAGYHTLAEAFSGWRDSPPHKANMLKNGVTKLGIAAIYAPNTKYKVFWTLILAST
- a CDS encoding sulfate/molybdate ABC transporter ATP-binding protein, which encodes MAIEVKNIVKKFGAFAALDGVDLKVANGELLALLGPSGSGKTTLLRIIAGLDWPDSGEVSFDGENALAHGASERHVGFVFQHYALFRHMTVFENVAFGLRVQPRAVRKDEAAIRARVKELLDLVQLDWLSSRYPSQLSGGQRQRIALARALAIEPRILLLDEPFGALDAKVRKELRQWLRSLHHEINVTSIFVTHDQEEALEVANRVVVMDKGRIEQIGTPGEVYDNPATAFVHGFIGESIVLPVEVQNGCVRLGGKPLNIGADGIVSGASKLFVRRHDMAIGPAGSGAFEGAVRHVRSFGPIQRAEVALSAGEGTTVIEIDAPRDRELQPGEIVGLQPRRYRIFAA
- the cysW gene encoding sulfate ABC transporter permease subunit CysW; translation: MNQPQLSLSSAQDDLRTEPKFVRIVIIVVAVAFLTVFVVLPLVVVFAQAFSRGVSAYFAALSDPEALSAIRLTLTVAAISVGLNLVFGVVAAWAIAKFDFRGKTFLISLIDLPFSVSPVISGLVFVLLFGAQGYWGPWLQAHNIHVLFAVPGIALATIFVTFPFVARALIPLMQEQGTQEEEAAISLGASGLQTFFRVTLPNIKWGVLYGVLLCNARAMGEFGAVSVVSGHIRGETNTMPLLVEILYNEYQFVSSFAIASLLAMLALITLVAKTILERRLDEGHIPRGD
- the cysT gene encoding sulfate ABC transporter permease subunit CysT, yielding MGLTLTWLSVIILIPLAGLFLKTFELSLDQFWAILTSRRTLNALRISFGLAFAAALVNLVMGTIIVWALVRYRFPGRRLFDAIVDVPFALPTAVAGVALTSLFAQKGWLGAPLAELGIKVAFTPVGIFIAMIFIGIPFVVRTVQPVLIDLDAEIEEAAASLGANRWHTVSKVILPSLTPALLTGFALAFARAVGEYGSVIFIAGNLPNVSEIAPLLIVIRLSEFRYADATAIAVVMLVASFLIIFAINRLQRWAQIRIPAHGG
- a CDS encoding sulfate ABC transporter substrate-binding protein; the protein is MVRRILPVVAGLLWASSALAADVSLLNVSYDPTRELYADFNKAFAAAYQKETGKSVEIRQSHGGSGSQARGVIDGLQADVVTLALAYDVDAIAGKGLISADWQKRLPQNASPYTSTIVFLVRKDNPKGIRNWDDLVKSGVSVITPNPKTSGGARWNYLAAWGYALKKFESAGRARQFVGDLYKNVPVLDTGARGSTVTFVERGVGDVLLAWENEAFLAQREFGKDKFEIVSPPLSILAEPPLAVVDKVADKKGTREAAEAYLKYWYTREGQEIAARNSYRPRDPEVAKQYEKSFAKVELFTIDEVFGGWTRAQKEHFAEGGVFDQIYKN
- a CDS encoding phosphoadenylyl-sulfate reductase, yielding MRPAGLPAADELDRALRNAAPAEVIAAALKAVGRERLALVSSFGTESAALLKVMADVDPAIPVIFLDTGWLFEETLAYRDTLIATLGLRDVRSIKPLEETLTREDPERELWFSDPDACCRIRKVEPLARALAPFSAWINGRKRFQGGLRADIPVVEDDGIRLKFNPFANVSREDIEAIYSLAKLPPHPLAASGFLSVGCMPCTSRTSAGEDARAGRWRGRTKTECGIHTVKTS
- a CDS encoding DUF934 domain-containing protein: MPLVKSGKITADAFVPVADDAELPGDGAILISAARLLGDAEALSRRAGKLGVVWPNNRDVDDLVPWLDRLAVVALAFPSFRDGRAYSQARMLRERHGYRGELRATGQVLRDQFVFMLRAGFDAFEVTKEGDAEAFAATVKRYSVFYQPTGDGRITALHRRMQLRHSESAGQ